The segment CATCTCGATGTCGATGTGCAAGACCTCGATGTCGATTTCTACGCGATCACCGGCCACAAGCTTTACGGGCCGACCGGCGTCGGCGCGCTTTATGGCAAGGCGGAATGGCTGGAGAAACTGCCGCCATTCCTTGGTGGCGGCGAGATGATCAACGAAGTCACGAAGGACCACGTGACCTATAACGATCCGCCGCATCGCTTCGAGGCCGGCACGCCGCCGATCGTCCAGGCCGTGGGCCTCGGCGCCGCGCTCGATTATATGCGCGAGGTCGGCCGGGCGAAGATCCATGCGCATGAGACGGCGCTCGGCCAATATGCGCATGAACGCATGTCGCAGCTCAATTCGGTGCACATCTTCGGCCGCGCCAAGGGCAAGGGCGCGATTCTCGCCTTCAATCTCAAGGGCGCACACCCCCACGATGTGGCGACGATCATTGATCGCGAAGGCGTGGCAGTCCGCGCCGGTACGCATTGCACCCAGCCGTTGCTGGCGCGGTTCGGCGTGACCTCGACATGCCGTGCCTCGTTCGCGATGTACAATACGTTCGAGGAAGTCGATAAGCTCATCGAGGCTTTGCAGCGGGCGGAGGGTCTCTTTGGCTGAGGACATGATCACCGAGACGGCGCAGACACCAGCGGGCGGGGCCGCACCGGCCGTCGAACCGGCATCGCCCAATTCGCCGCAATGGTTCTTTGCGCCCGGCGTCACGCCGGACGAACGCGCGCGGCTGACCGAGGAGGCGATTGCGGCGCTGAAGACCGTCTTCGATCCGGAAATCCCCTGCGACATTTACGAGCTTGGGCTGATCTATTGCGTCGTCATCGACGACAGCCGTAAAGTGCTGATCGACATGACGCTGACGGCGCCAGGCTGCCCGGTCGCCGGGGATATCGTCCAATCGGTCGAGAACGCGGTCGGCACCGTGGGCGGCGTGTCGGCGGTCGAGGTCAACATGGTCTTCGATCCGCCGTGGGATCAAAGCCGGATGTCGACCGAGGCGCGGATCGCGCTCGACTTTTATTGATGTGAACGAACGCCGGCGTACCTATATAAGGGTCACGCGAGGAGATAGATGATGGCGAAAGCCAAGTTCCCGATCATGACTTTGACGCAGGCGGCAGCCGATCGCGTTCGCACGCTGATGGCCGACCGCGCCATCGCCGGGCTGCGCGTCGGGGTCAAGAACGGCGGCTGCGCCGGCATGTCCTATACGCTGGATTATGCCGAGGCGATCGGCCCTTACGATGAGGTTGTCGAGGACAAGGACGTGAAGGTCATCGTCGATCCGAAGGCGCTGATGTTCCTTCTCGGCACCGAGATGGATTTCCGTACGGACAAGCTCGGCTCGGGGTTCACCTTCAACAACCCGAATCAGACGGGGGCCTGCGGTTGCGGCGAATCCGTCGCCATCACGCCAGCCAGCGAAGCCCAGATCGCG is part of the Methylovirgula ligni genome and harbors:
- a CDS encoding DUF59 domain-containing protein, whose protein sequence is MITETAQTPAGGAAPAVEPASPNSPQWFFAPGVTPDERARLTEEAIAALKTVFDPEIPCDIYELGLIYCVVIDDSRKVLIDMTLTAPGCPVAGDIVQSVENAVGTVGGVSAVEVNMVFDPPWDQSRMSTEARIALDFY
- a CDS encoding HesB/IscA family protein, whose product is MAKAKFPIMTLTQAAADRVRTLMADRAIAGLRVGVKNGGCAGMSYTLDYAEAIGPYDEVVEDKDVKVIVDPKALMFLLGTEMDFRTDKLGSGFTFNNPNQTGACGCGESVAITPASEAQIAEARG